In a genomic window of Blattabacterium cuenoti:
- the rodA gene encoding rod shape-determining protein RodA, with product MGKRNKILFRNIDWVVVITYIIMIFFGYMNLYSVSPEKAEKQLIWMLLSFFFIFIVFLFKPVHYKHITPFLFLLTLFLLIGVFFFGRNVNGSKSWYVIGFISFQPSELSKISTSLMIAHIMSQENIENNNKVLLHISIILLLPTFLIFLQPDPGSSIVFSSFLLTLYREGLSIFFILYFLFCIFLFILSLNLSSWIIILFLFIILIFFFFFKKNLSVREIFFYISLFISFSVFSIFAPFFFQKFFKQHHKDRINILFRNEFDKKYRDNVGYNLLYSKTAIGSGKFFGKGYQKGTITKGKFVPEQHTDYIFCTVGEEWGFIGSIILIIFYLLFISRIYFLSERQKDVFGRIFGYSVGNILFIHLIINLGMVMGLFPTIGIVLPFFSYGGSSLWSFTVLLFIFVRMDASDQTSLI from the coding sequence TTGGGAAAAAGAAATAAAATATTATTTAGAAATATAGATTGGGTTGTCGTTATCACCTATATAATTATGATTTTTTTTGGATATATGAATTTATATTCCGTTTCTCCAGAAAAAGCAGAAAAACAATTGATATGGATGTTATTGAGTTTTTTTTTCATATTTATTGTTTTTTTATTCAAACCTGTTCATTATAAGCATATAACTCCATTTTTATTTTTACTTACACTGTTTCTTTTGATTGGAGTATTTTTTTTCGGAAGAAATGTAAATGGATCAAAATCTTGGTATGTTATTGGTTTTATTAGTTTTCAACCGTCTGAATTATCTAAAATATCAACATCTTTGATGATAGCTCATATTATGAGTCAGGAAAATATAGAGAATAATAATAAAGTATTATTACATATATCTATTATATTATTATTACCTACTTTTTTAATATTTTTACAACCAGATCCTGGTTCTTCTATAGTTTTTTCTTCTTTTCTCCTTACTTTATATAGAGAAGGTTTATCTATTTTTTTTATACTTTATTTTTTATTTTGTATTTTTTTATTTATCCTTTCTTTAAACTTATCATCTTGGATTATAATTTTATTTTTGTTCATTATTCTTATTTTTTTCTTTTTTTTTAAAAAAAACCTCTCAGTAAGGGAAATATTTTTTTATATATCATTATTTATTAGTTTTTCAGTTTTTTCTATTTTTGCTCCATTTTTTTTTCAAAAATTTTTTAAACAACATCATAAAGATAGAATCAATATTTTATTCAGAAATGAATTCGATAAAAAATATCGAGATAATGTAGGGTATAATTTGTTGTATTCTAAAACAGCTATTGGTTCTGGAAAATTTTTTGGAAAAGGGTATCAAAAAGGGACTATTACAAAAGGAAAATTTGTTCCTGAACAACATACTGATTACATTTTTTGTACTGTAGGAGAAGAATGGGGGTTTATAGGAAGTATAATTTTGATTATATTTTATTTATTATTTATTAGCCGTATTTATTTTTTGTCTGAAAGACAAAAAGATGTTTTTGGAAGAATTTTTGGATATTCTGTTGGAAATATTTTATTTATTCATCTGATTATTAACTTAGGAATGGTTATGGGTCTTTTTCCTACAATAGGAATTGTTTTGCCTTTTTTTAGTTATGGAGGATCATCTCTTTGGTCTTTTACTGTTTTATTGTTTATCTTTGTAAGAATGGATGCTTCAGATCAAACTAGTTTAATCTGA
- a CDS encoding dihydrolipoamide acetyltransferase family protein — MAEYNLTLPSMGESIAEATITRWLKKEGDSIKKEDILVEIATDKVDSEISSPVNGILKKKLFSPNEVAKVGSFIAILETEEEFTSENIPSSIVEKNKNRFYSPLVRSIAKKEGINLYELDTIEGTGGKGRVTKKDILKYIRIKKNTIVIPKYDNLISSSINTNKNEEIIEMDRIRKITAEHMMNSKNISAHVTSFIEADVTNIVKWREKIKDSFYKKTGEKLTLMSIFVECVVKAIKDLPMINISVIGTSIIKKKNIHIGLATALPDGNLVVPVIKNADSYNLMGLIKIINDLIKRAKSNQLKPEETQGGTYTISNIGSFGNLFGTPIIHQPQVGIMAIGLIQKKLSVIETPKGDLIGIRYKTYLSHSYDHRVIDGVLGGCFVKKVALYLEKFNCYIKI; from the coding sequence ATGGCAGAGTATAATTTAACGCTTCCATCCATGGGTGAAAGTATAGCCGAAGCTACTATCACTCGTTGGTTGAAAAAAGAGGGAGATTCTATAAAAAAAGAAGATATTTTAGTAGAAATAGCTACGGATAAAGTAGATTCTGAAATATCTTCTCCTGTAAATGGTATATTAAAAAAGAAATTATTTTCTCCTAATGAAGTTGCTAAAGTAGGAAGTTTCATTGCTATTTTAGAAACAGAAGAAGAATTTACCTCAGAAAATATACCATCATCAATAGTAGAAAAAAATAAAAACCGTTTTTATTCTCCTCTTGTACGTTCTATTGCTAAAAAAGAAGGAATTAATTTATATGAATTGGATACAATAGAAGGAACTGGAGGAAAAGGACGTGTTACTAAAAAAGATATATTGAAATATATCCGTATTAAAAAAAATACAATTGTTATTCCTAAATATGATAATCTTATAAGTAGCAGTATAAATACTAATAAAAACGAAGAAATTATTGAAATGGATAGGATTCGTAAAATTACTGCAGAACATATGATGAATAGCAAAAATATTTCCGCTCATGTTACTTCTTTTATCGAAGCAGATGTAACAAATATAGTAAAATGGAGAGAAAAAATAAAGGATTCTTTTTATAAAAAAACAGGTGAAAAGCTAACTTTAATGTCCATTTTTGTAGAGTGTGTTGTTAAAGCTATCAAAGATCTTCCCATGATAAATATATCCGTTATTGGAACCAGTATAATAAAAAAAAAAAACATCCATATAGGATTAGCTACTGCTTTACCAGATGGTAATCTGGTTGTACCTGTAATCAAAAATGCAGATTCTTATAATTTGATGGGACTAATAAAAATTATTAATGACTTAATAAAAAGAGCCAAATCTAATCAATTAAAACCTGAAGAAACTCAAGGAGGGACTTATACTATTAGCAATATAGGTAGCTTTGGGAATCTTTTTGGTACACCAATTATACACCAACCACAAGTTGGTATTATGGCCATAGGTCTAATTCAGAAAAAATTATCTGTGATAGAAACTCCTAAAGGAGATTTAATAGGAATAAGGTATAAAACTTATTTATCTCATTCTTATGACCACCGCGTAATAGATGGCGTTCTAGGTGGATGTTTTGTTAAAAAAGTAGCTTTATATTTAGAAAAATTTAATTGTTATATAAAAATATAA
- a CDS encoding inorganic diphosphatase yields the protein MKISFDVLIEIPKGSRNKYEFDKKKNLIRLDRVLYSPMTYPTDYGFIPKTLSMDGDPLDVLVFLTEPTIPGCLITVKPIGIFFMTDEKGEDEKIICVPIADPNYNTINSIDEIPLHTKKEIEHFFTVYKDLENKRVKIGNWKDQKEAISVYQQSCLRYKNHLIR from the coding sequence ATGAAAATTAGTTTTGATGTACTCATTGAAATACCCAAAGGAAGCAGAAATAAATATGAATTTGACAAAAAAAAGAATCTAATTCGATTAGATCGAGTATTGTATTCTCCTATGACTTATCCAACAGATTATGGTTTTATTCCAAAAACTCTTTCTATGGATGGAGATCCATTAGATGTATTAGTTTTTTTAACAGAACCGACAATACCAGGTTGTTTGATAACAGTAAAGCCCATAGGAATTTTTTTTATGACAGACGAAAAAGGAGAAGACGAAAAAATTATTTGCGTTCCCATTGCGGATCCGAATTATAATACTATCAATAGTATTGATGAAATTCCTTTACATACTAAAAAAGAAATAGAACATTTTTTTACGGTATATAAAGATTTAGAAAACAAAAGAGTAAAAATAGGAAATTGGAAGGATCAAAAAGAAGCTATTTCTGTATATCAACAATCTTGTTTACGATATAAAAATCATTTAATAAGGTAA
- the folK gene encoding 2-amino-4-hydroxy-6-hydroxymethyldihydropteridine diphosphokinase, which produces MKKHNVFLLQGSNEENKKKYLDESLILISKKIGKIINISSYFESEAWNMIGSSVFYNRALHIKTNFSPIDLLRKILNIEFLTGRRRNFSQKKYQNREIDIDILFYDYIMICSHILIIPHPLLHLRRFALEPMCEIAPNQNHPTFNLTMLEILGSCVDKLYVKKILHNK; this is translated from the coding sequence TTGAAAAAACATAATGTATTTTTATTACAAGGAAGTAATGAAGAAAATAAAAAAAAATATTTGGATGAATCTCTAATTTTAATATCTAAAAAAATTGGAAAAATCATTAATATTTCATCATATTTTGAAAGCGAAGCATGGAATATGATAGGATCTTCTGTTTTTTATAATAGAGCTTTACATATAAAAACTAATTTTTCTCCTATTGATCTTTTAAGAAAGATTCTAAATATAGAATTCCTTACAGGAAGAAGAAGAAATTTTTCTCAAAAAAAGTATCAAAATAGAGAGATAGATATAGATATTTTATTTTATGATTATATTATGATATGCAGTCATATTTTAATAATTCCACATCCATTATTACATTTAAGAAGATTTGCTTTAGAGCCTATGTGCGAAATAGCTCCAAACCAAAATCATCCCACATTCAATTTAACTATGTTAGAAATATTAGGATCATGTGTGGATAAATTATATGTAAAAAAAATTTTACATAATAAATAA
- a CDS encoding rod shape-determining protein, producing MGLVVDFMKNIFTQEIAIDLGTANTLIMHNNKVIVDLPSIIAIDVRTKKVLAVGEEAKQMQGKTHENIKIYKPLKDGVIADYQVAELMIKEFIKKVPGVNNKFFTPSLTMVICIPSGITEVEKRAVKDSAQHLNAKEVYLIEEPMAAAIGSGISVTKAEGNMIIDIGGGTTECGVIALGGIVCQKSIKIAGDVFTNDIAYFLRSKYNLYIGERTAEKIKIDIGAAMESIETPPEDIHIQGRDLPTGKPKEMNLSYKETIPALDKSILRIEDAVMETLSRTPPELASDIYKTGIYMAGGGSLLRGLDKRISKKTGLSVSLVEDPLRAVVKGTGVALKNIDKFTFLMR from the coding sequence ATGGGATTAGTAGTAGATTTTATGAAAAATATTTTTACTCAAGAAATAGCTATAGATTTAGGAACAGCCAATACTCTTATTATGCATAATAATAAAGTTATTGTTGATTTACCATCAATAATTGCTATAGATGTAAGAACAAAAAAAGTGTTAGCTGTAGGAGAAGAAGCTAAACAAATGCAAGGAAAAACACATGAAAATATAAAGATATACAAACCATTAAAAGATGGAGTTATTGCGGATTATCAAGTAGCAGAACTTATGATAAAAGAATTTATTAAAAAAGTTCCAGGTGTTAACAATAAATTTTTTACTCCATCATTAACAATGGTTATTTGCATTCCATCTGGAATAACAGAAGTAGAAAAAAGAGCAGTTAAAGATTCAGCTCAACATCTTAATGCTAAAGAAGTATATCTTATTGAAGAACCTATGGCTGCAGCAATTGGTTCAGGTATTTCTGTAACTAAAGCGGAAGGAAATATGATAATTGATATAGGAGGTGGAACAACAGAATGTGGAGTAATAGCTTTAGGAGGAATAGTTTGTCAAAAATCTATAAAAATAGCTGGAGATGTTTTTACAAATGATATAGCATATTTTCTTCGTTCTAAATATAATCTGTATATTGGGGAGAGAACTGCAGAAAAAATAAAAATAGATATAGGAGCAGCAATGGAATCCATAGAAACTCCTCCTGAGGATATTCATATACAAGGAAGAGATCTTCCTACGGGAAAACCTAAAGAAATGAATCTTTCTTACAAAGAAACAATTCCTGCTTTAGATAAATCTATTTTACGAATAGAAGACGCTGTAATGGAGACTCTTTCTAGAACTCCACCTGAACTTGCATCAGATATTTATAAAACAGGAATATATATGGCAGGGGGGGGGTCTCTTTTAAGAGGATTGGATAAAAGAATTTCAAAAAAAACGGGACTTTCTGTTTCTTTAGTAGAAGACCCTTTGAGAGCTGTAGTTAAAGGAACAGGAGTTGCATTAAAAAATATTGATAAATTTACATTTTTAATGAGATAG
- the lnt gene encoding apolipoprotein N-acyltransferase, whose product MGLGWPTDGCPIYLFFAFIPLLYIENYLNRSLFHILLFSFITFLTWNSISTWWLSYAKRVNGTFAIEAFLIPVLFNAFFMSIIFSFYSWIKKNIRDRKIGYVFLICLWILFEKMHLEWELSWPWLNLGNGFATHTEWIQWYEYTGILGGSIWIWIVNIGLTESILKYKNDKDILSLYYKILFNIGIIFFMIFISNLIYIRYNNKENHQYKRTANILILQPNINPYNLKYHISTSKLISKLKRLIDQKIYKKPMIIIAPETMFTRKIQIKNISKNKIISIFKDYLKKKSPNTVFITGVELVNLYRDKNESETSVPIFSKKTGDIQWIDIFNSIIQVGTDEKIEFHHKSKLVPAVETFPYKKILSPILGNVLLNFGGTVMELGREDYPSVFHHPYLGIKIAPIICYESVFGEYVSNFFRKKNVELMIIITNDGWWGVSQGHKQHMYYARIRAIENRKYIARSANTGISCFIDEKGDIKSYIPYGKEGVLYDKIYLNKKKTFYTKNGDFLSRICLLTTIIILLYTFYSCQILHKNLINSNSNF is encoded by the coding sequence TTGGGGTTAGGATGGCCTACTGATGGATGTCCTATATATTTATTTTTTGCATTCATTCCTTTATTATATATAGAGAATTATTTAAATCGTTCTTTATTTCATATTTTATTATTTTCTTTTATTACTTTTTTAACATGGAATTCCATTTCCACATGGTGGTTATCTTATGCAAAAAGAGTAAATGGAACTTTTGCTATAGAAGCTTTTTTAATTCCTGTATTATTTAACGCTTTTTTTATGTCAATTATTTTTTCTTTTTACTCATGGATTAAAAAAAATATAAGAGATAGAAAAATAGGATATGTATTTCTTATTTGTTTATGGATTTTGTTTGAAAAAATGCATTTAGAATGGGAATTATCTTGGCCATGGCTCAATTTAGGAAATGGGTTCGCTACTCATACAGAATGGATTCAATGGTATGAATACACGGGTATTTTAGGGGGGTCTATATGGATATGGATTGTCAATATTGGATTAACAGAATCTATTTTAAAATATAAAAATGATAAAGATATTTTATCATTGTATTATAAAATACTCTTTAATATAGGAATAATTTTTTTTATGATTTTCATTTCAAATCTTATATATATAAGATATAACAATAAAGAAAATCATCAATACAAACGTACTGCAAATATATTAATTCTGCAACCTAATATAAATCCATATAATCTAAAATATCATATTTCAACGAGTAAATTAATTTCAAAATTAAAGAGATTGATTGATCAAAAAATATATAAAAAACCCATGATCATTATAGCGCCTGAAACTATGTTTACAAGAAAAATACAAATAAAAAATATAAGTAAAAATAAAATTATTTCTATATTCAAAGACTACTTAAAAAAGAAATCTCCAAACACAGTATTTATAACAGGAGTGGAGTTAGTAAACTTATATCGTGATAAAAATGAAAGTGAAACTTCCGTTCCTATTTTTTCAAAAAAAACGGGGGATATACAATGGATAGATATTTTTAATTCAATCATTCAAGTAGGAACTGATGAAAAGATTGAATTTCATCATAAATCTAAACTAGTACCAGCAGTAGAAACTTTTCCTTATAAAAAAATTTTATCTCCTATATTAGGAAATGTATTACTTAATTTTGGAGGAACAGTGATGGAACTTGGGAGAGAAGATTATCCTTCTGTTTTTCATCATCCTTATTTAGGAATAAAAATAGCTCCTATTATTTGTTATGAATCTGTTTTTGGGGAATATGTTTCTAATTTTTTTAGAAAAAAAAATGTAGAATTAATGATCATTATTACTAATGATGGATGGTGGGGGGTATCACAAGGACATAAACAACATATGTATTATGCACGTATTAGAGCAATTGAAAATAGAAAATATATAGCTAGATCTGCAAATACAGGAATCTCTTGTTTTATTGACGAAAAAGGAGATATCAAGTCATATATTCCTTATGGAAAAGAAGGCGTTTTGTATGATAAAATATACCTCAATAAAAAGAAAACTTTTTATACTAAAAATGGAGATTTTCTTTCAAGAATCTGTTTATTAACAACAATTATCATTTTATTATACACATTTTATTCATGCCAAATTTTACATAAAAATCTAATAAATTCAAATTCTAATTTTTAG
- a CDS encoding NAD(P)H-hydrate dehydratase, with protein MKILSSNQIRKADQHCIDSESISYTKLMERAAKGCFDWIIHNKCFKIRKIPFIILVGNGNNGGDGLSLSYMLHLYGATVSVYVVNITNHFSNGFLINKNKILQHKINLKTINEGEKFPSFDQRSYLIDAIFGIGLNRIIHQYWRSFFRYINDIKFQEIISIDIPSGLFMEKNHDNFEEIIKATHTLTFQVPKLPFLLPNYEDYVGNWHLINIGWKNDFIEKMKTENFYIDNEFIHTIYKKKTRKKFSHKGNYGYGIIIGGSFGMIGSIVLSAIASFRTGIGKLSVYVPSCGYNIIQNSIPESIVDIDKEKHWISNISISNKNINAVGIGMGMGIHPKTRYALESFLLKNNQLPMVIDADGINILSYKLKLLDLLPKEKTILTPHPKEFKRLCRPWKNDYEKLHLLKKMSTKHKIFIVLKGAHSVISTPNGNLYFNSTGNPGMATSGSGDVLTGIIVSLLSQGFSPKESCIMGVYLHGLAGDIASEKLSNESLIANDIIDHIGDAYLKIRI; from the coding sequence ATGAAAATACTTTCTTCAAATCAAATAAGAAAAGCAGATCAACATTGCATTGATTCAGAATCAATCTCTTATACTAAACTAATGGAAAGAGCAGCTAAAGGTTGTTTCGATTGGATTATTCATAATAAATGTTTTAAAATTAGAAAAATTCCGTTTATAATATTAGTAGGAAATGGAAATAATGGAGGTGACGGATTATCTTTGTCTTATATGCTCCATTTATATGGAGCAACAGTTTCTGTATATGTTGTTAATATAACCAATCATTTTTCAAATGGATTTTTAATTAATAAAAATAAAATATTACAGCATAAAATAAATCTTAAAACGATTAATGAAGGAGAAAAATTCCCTTCTTTTGATCAGAGAAGTTATCTCATTGATGCTATTTTTGGTATAGGACTTAATCGGATAATACATCAATATTGGAGATCTTTTTTTCGTTATATCAATGATATAAAATTTCAAGAAATTATATCCATAGATATTCCATCCGGACTTTTTATGGAAAAAAATCATGATAATTTCGAAGAAATTATCAAAGCTACTCATACTTTAACTTTTCAAGTTCCAAAACTACCTTTTTTATTACCAAATTATGAAGATTATGTTGGAAATTGGCATCTGATCAATATTGGGTGGAAAAATGATTTCATTGAAAAAATGAAAACTGAAAATTTTTATATAGATAATGAATTTATTCATACTATATATAAAAAGAAAACAAGAAAAAAATTTTCACATAAAGGAAATTATGGATATGGAATAATTATAGGCGGAAGTTTTGGAATGATAGGGTCTATTGTGCTTTCTGCAATTGCTAGTTTTCGTACTGGAATAGGGAAATTGAGTGTATATGTTCCTTCTTGTGGATATAATATTATACAAAATTCTATTCCAGAATCTATTGTAGATATAGATAAGGAAAAACATTGGATTAGTAATATTTCCATCTCTAATAAAAATATAAATGCAGTAGGAATTGGTATGGGAATGGGTATTCATCCTAAAACTAGATATGCTTTAGAATCTTTTTTATTAAAAAATAATCAATTACCTATGGTAATTGATGCAGATGGTATTAATATATTATCATATAAATTAAAATTATTAGATCTTCTTCCAAAAGAGAAAACTATTCTTACTCCACATCCAAAAGAATTTAAGAGATTATGCAGACCATGGAAAAATGATTATGAAAAATTACATCTTTTAAAAAAAATGTCAACAAAACATAAAATTTTTATTGTATTAAAAGGGGCACATTCTGTTATTTCAACACCTAATGGAAATTTATATTTCAATAGTACAGGAAACCCTGGTATGGCAACATCTGGTAGTGGAGATGTTCTTACTGGAATTATTGTGAGTCTTTTATCTCAAGGTTTTTCTCCAAAAGAATCATGTATAATGGGAGTTTATTTACACGGATTAGCAGGAGATATTGCTTCAGAAAAATTAAGTAACGAATCTCTTATAGCTAATGATATTATTGATCATATAGGAGATGCATATCTAAAAATTAGAATTTGA
- the mreC gene encoding rod shape-determining protein MreC encodes MREFFNFFLKWRFFIFFFLLESSAIFLSFSNSRFHQKIHTGSSNLIIGKIYETIYKLRSYFLLEIENKKLLNENKRLHENQIFSKLRKIPKDFKKEDINYLQQYTFTPVQIINNSIHEQENYITINKGSVDGIKSDMGIILSNGIAGIIIKTSPHFSVAISLLNPKIKVNARLKKNKYFGTLSWDGIDHKYVILYDIPRYSIISKGDIIETDGKSATFPEGIPIGHVHSYKFDEEHANYIIKVKLMANFSTIENAYVVKNLFKKEWNDVQKVEKK; translated from the coding sequence ATGCGTGAATTTTTTAATTTTTTTTTGAAATGGCGTTTTTTTATTTTCTTTTTTTTACTAGAATCTTCTGCTATTTTTCTTTCTTTTTCAAATTCAAGATTTCATCAAAAAATTCATACTGGTTCTTCTAACCTAATAATTGGAAAAATTTATGAAACTATTTATAAACTTCGTAGTTATTTTTTATTAGAAATAGAAAATAAAAAGCTTTTAAATGAAAATAAAAGATTACATGAGAACCAAATTTTTTCTAAATTAAGAAAAATCCCTAAAGATTTTAAAAAAGAAGATATTAATTATTTGCAACAATACACATTTACTCCAGTACAAATAATAAATAATAGTATTCATGAACAAGAAAATTATATAACAATCAATAAAGGAAGTGTAGATGGAATAAAGTCAGATATGGGAATTATATTATCTAATGGAATTGCAGGAATTATTATCAAAACTTCTCCACACTTTAGTGTGGCAATCTCTCTTTTAAATCCCAAAATTAAAGTTAATGCCAGATTAAAAAAAAATAAATATTTTGGAACTCTTAGTTGGGATGGAATAGATCATAAATATGTAATTTTATATGATATACCTAGATATTCTATTATAAGTAAAGGAGACATTATAGAAACAGATGGAAAATCGGCGACCTTTCCTGAAGGAATTCCAATTGGACATGTTCATTCTTATAAATTTGATGAAGAACATGCAAATTATATTATAAAAGTAAAACTCATGGCTAATTTTTCTACTATAGAAAATGCTTATGTTGTGAAAAATTTATTTAAAAAAGAATGGAATGATGTTCAAAAAGTTGAAAAAAAATAA
- the mrdA gene encoding penicillin-binding protein 2, which translates to MKRLYKFYILLGSVAVILIIRLFYIQIYTEKYILNAFNTSIKQEIIIPERGSIFDRNDNLLVFNKSIYELIVIPILVDEHFNIIEFCNLVGIDTSTFYKNLEKAKAFSKYLPSVFLPFISKEKFATIQEKLYKFKGFDWTKRSLRDYKVESSANVLGYIGEVTQKDIKKESNYYQMGDFIGWAGVEKSYEKILRGKKGVKYWLRDRKGCIIGSYNNSKNNVKAVSGDDISLTIDWNLQNYVEHLMYQKKGGIVAINPKNGEILSLVSSPINNPNLFVGINRSKEFQKLMKNTIDNPLFDRTTQARYPPASPFKLLTELAGLQMGVVGTHTTFICYKGFKYGRKRIHCHSGVHGYPIGVETAVAVSCNNYFAQVYKRVIEKYPKDLTKGLNEWCDIVKSFGFGNYLYNDLSTGEKGIIPSGDYYNKKYGTTKWNAITIISNSIGQGEINVTPIQLANMVCAIANRGFFYTPHIVKRINHKPISNPNYTIAKYTKVKRKYFDLIINGMEKVFIIGTGRGFKSSDIRMAGKTGTAQNFIKVNHKTVSLPDHSIFILFAPIDDPKIAISVIIENGGFGSRWAGPIASLIAEKYIKNNVNRENLEKKIMTSGLKKIYNSIAKMKKLDNFYTKIGKKK; encoded by the coding sequence TTGAAAAGATTATATAAATTTTACATTTTATTAGGTTCTGTGGCTGTTATTCTTATAATCAGGCTATTCTACATACAAATATATACAGAAAAGTATATTTTAAACGCTTTTAATACTTCTATTAAACAAGAAATTATTATTCCTGAAAGAGGATCAATTTTTGATAGAAATGATAATTTACTGGTTTTTAATAAATCTATTTACGAGTTAATTGTTATTCCTATCCTTGTAGATGAACATTTTAATATTATTGAATTTTGTAATCTCGTAGGAATTGATACAAGTACTTTTTATAAGAATTTAGAAAAAGCAAAAGCTTTTTCTAAATATTTACCATCTGTTTTTTTACCCTTTATTTCAAAAGAAAAATTTGCTACTATACAAGAAAAACTTTATAAGTTTAAAGGATTTGATTGGACCAAACGTAGTCTCAGAGATTATAAAGTAGAAAGTTCAGCTAATGTTTTAGGATATATAGGAGAAGTGACTCAAAAAGATATTAAAAAGGAATCTAACTATTATCAAATGGGTGATTTTATTGGTTGGGCTGGAGTCGAGAAATCTTATGAGAAAATTTTGAGGGGAAAAAAAGGAGTAAAATATTGGTTAAGAGATAGAAAAGGATGTATTATAGGAAGTTATAATAATAGTAAAAATAACGTTAAAGCTGTAAGTGGAGATGATATTTCTTTAACTATAGATTGGAATTTACAAAATTACGTAGAACACCTTATGTATCAAAAAAAAGGGGGAATAGTTGCTATAAATCCTAAAAATGGAGAGATTTTATCATTAGTATCTAGTCCTATTAATAATCCCAATTTATTTGTAGGGATAAATCGTTCCAAAGAATTTCAAAAGCTAATGAAAAATACAATAGATAATCCTTTATTTGATAGAACTACACAAGCTCGTTATCCACCAGCATCTCCATTTAAATTACTGACTGAATTAGCAGGTCTACAAATGGGAGTGGTAGGTACTCATACCACTTTTATATGTTATAAAGGATTTAAATATGGAAGAAAAAGAATTCATTGTCATTCTGGAGTTCATGGATATCCTATAGGAGTAGAAACGGCTGTCGCTGTATCTTGTAATAATTATTTTGCACAAGTTTATAAACGTGTTATAGAAAAATATCCTAAAGATTTGACAAAAGGACTCAATGAATGGTGTGATATTGTAAAAAGTTTTGGTTTTGGTAATTACTTATATAACGATTTATCTACAGGAGAAAAGGGTATTATTCCTTCTGGAGATTATTACAATAAAAAATATGGAACAACAAAGTGGAATGCCATTACAATCATTTCCAATAGTATTGGTCAAGGAGAAATCAATGTAACTCCTATACAATTAGCAAATATGGTTTGTGCTATAGCAAATAGAGGTTTTTTTTACACTCCACATATAGTAAAACGAATTAATCACAAACCTATATCGAATCCTAATTATACTATTGCTAAATATACTAAGGTTAAAAGAAAATATTTTGATTTAATTATTAATGGAATGGAAAAAGTTTTTATTATTGGAACTGGAAGAGGTTTTAAATCTTCTGATATTAGAATGGCAGGTAAAACAGGAACGGCTCAAAATTTTATTAAAGTGAATCATAAAACAGTTTCTTTACCTGATCATTCAATTTTTATATTATTTGCTCCAATAGATGATCCTAAAATTGCTATTTCTGTTATAATAGAAAATGGAGGATTTGGATCTCGTTGGGCTGGACCTATTGCTAGTCTTATTGCAGAAAAATATATCAAGAATAATGTTAATAGAGAAAATCTTGAGAAAAAAATAATGACTTCAGGCCTGAAAAAAATATATAATTCGATCGCAAAAATGAAAAAATTAGATAATTTTTATACAAAAATTGGGAAAAAGAAATAA